GAATCAATGGAATGGGGGCTTTAATCATGACAGTTACACGGCGCTGGAGTTTGATTTTTCTAACTTTTCTTACGCTGGATCTGTATACGACACAAGCCCAAGTGGCTAGATTTGAATCTTATGGTATTGAGTCCGTGCCAGATAATGCCAATGTTCGCATTGGTCCCTTTTTTTCGGACCTTTCGTTCTTCCAGTCGGCGGGCATACGCTACACGCGTAGCAGCGGCGCCGGAATGGATTACCTCTACAACGGGCATGCCCCCGGCGTCACCCCCACCGCCGGGCAACCCACCCGTTACGGACAGATGAAAAAGGACGGCGTTGATCTCCCCCTGATCTCCCAGTTGACTGCGAGAAATTACCTGATTATCAGTAAATATCTTGCCGTTGATATTTCCTTTGCTTTGACCTACCGGGCGTTCCCTCTTGGCACAGAGGACAATACTTTCGATGTTGAGATTATCGACCCTGGTTTTTACGCCCATATGGGCTCATTCACCTTTGGCGCCACAAAGGATTCCTGGCTGGGTTCGTTCAATGGGCGGAACGCCCAGGCCTACACCGGCAAAGAAAGCTCCGGCTTCTCCGCCAATTTGTCTGCTGATTTTGAATTGACCCCCTTTATCCGGGGACGCGTATACGAGCGCCCGTCTTACCGCGTGGATTACGTGGACGCCCGGGGTTACGCGGATAATTTAAGCGGTCAGCGCTACCCGGTTTTTCAAAATCTGGCAGGCGTGGATCTGGACTGGCAGATGGCCCCGGACAAGAACCTTGGCTATACCTTCAGCCGTACTGACACGATTCCACAAGACAACAGCTACGATATCTCCCGAAGTGTGATCTATCACCAGATGCTCGATTATCGCCAACGTATCAGTCCGCTCACCACCGTGGGCGCCAAAGCAGATTATTACTGGCGGGATTACCTCGCCTCACGCGGCTCGCAGTTTCAACAGGATTATCTGGGTTACCTGAATACAGATCTCACGGAAGACACCACTATGAATGTGTCTTTGGGTTACAGTCTGGCTGAATTAACCAGTGCCAGCACCTCCTCCTACGAAACCAACGGTACCTCTGATTCGATTATTGGCGGAATTGGACTTCAAACCCGGCTCACTGAAACCTTGAGCCACGGCATCGCGTACCACCGCTATCAGCGCGCCGGCTTTATGGCCGGATATGAAATCACAGACGCCGTAAAGTATAACATCCAATATGCAAACGCCGAGTCCTGGTCGATTGGTTTTTCATCAGCCTACGAAACCGTTACCCCGAAGCTGGCCAACGCCGCCGCCTACTCAGATTGGGCGAATCAAATTTCCGCCTCCCGCCCCCTGACACGCCGCTTGGTGCTAACCTTGGCCTCTGCCTACGTGATGCGTATGAATGACACTCCCGCCGAAGGTCAGATTGGAGACGGAGAGCTTTATCTGAGTAACGACTACGACACCTGGGCCTCTACGGCTGGACTTATTCAAACCCTCACTGACAGGTTGAAACTTTACACTTATGTCGAACATCTGGAACGACTTAGCAGCAATGAATTGCTGACGGGCACTCGCGACACCATCGGCATGACACTGGGTTACTATTATGACTTCTAAGTCTTCCAAACATTCCATGCCGCCCGCACATCGGGCCGTACTTTTTTCGGTCTTTATTTTAGTCGCTGCGTGGATTTGGGCCAATCTACCCCGCCTCGCGGCCGGTCAAAACGGAGTCCTCTCCTTTTTTCTAGGCTCCCTTTTTGCCCTCGCACTCATTTTCAGGCCCAAACTTACCGATGAGGGCTTCAAATTGTCGGGTTTAAAACTTGGACTCATCGGCGCAACGGGAACGTTAATGGCAATTTTCGGAATGATCATTCCCATCCATCAAGTGGAATGGCTGGGAATGCTTTTGATTTTATATGCGGCCCTGGCGTGGGCCTTGCCAAGACGCCACGGGAAAGACCTGCTCCTCGCCCTGTTTCTCATCTATTGGATTCATCCCCTGCCCAGTCAGCTCTTCGGTCCCATCCAATTGGGTATGCAGTCCCTGTCGGTCAAGATGAGTGAGGGCTTGCTTCAAGCCTTGAACGTCCGGGTCTGGGGTGATGATCTGGTGCTACGCGTCGGCACACGGGTGTTTGGGGTTCCCGAGGCCTGTAGTGGAATGAAAACAGCCATCACGGTGCTCTTCTGCGGAATGGGCGTGGGTCTGCTGATGCGATTTGGCAAACGGGCAATGATCGGACTTCTCGGTGTAGGTATGGTTCAGGTTTTGCTTCTCAATGTCATCCGTATTTCCGGCATGGTCTGGTTCGGTAAAGATAAACCACCAAACTGGAATGAACAGGCCCTACACGACACCATGGGCATTTTCCTCCTGCTGGCCGTGGGCCTCATTCATCTGGACGCCGTCCTGCTTCGTCAGTGGCTTGCCTTCCGATACCGTAAAAAAACCCTTGCGGCTATAAATGATGAAGTCGGGGAGGATGAGGAAAAATTAAAGCGCTTGCCCTACTTCTGGCGCTTTGCCTTCCAGTGGTGGATACATTTGACCGTCTTGGCCATGGTCTTGATCGTGGCGTGGATATTTCATTCACGCCTGAACGTATCTCACCGCGCCGAGATGATTCGCGGTGTGGCACAGGGATTGGCCTCATATGATATGGAGACCTCCCAACGTGCTATTCAGGCGGCACTGATTTTGGCCCCCGAAAATAGTGAACTCCTGACAGATCTGGCTCGGATTAAAATCAACAGAGGAAAACAGGAGGAAGCCCTGCGCATTATCCAGCGCCGACCAGTCAAGGATCGTACTCTTGAAGAGCGGGTTCTTGAAGTCAGGGCCCTTCTGGAACTCAAACGAGTCCCCGAAGCAGCCAAAACGGTTGCTTTGTTTCCCGCTGAATCACGTCAACTTCCCGGAGTCGCATTGGTTCTTGCTGAATTTTATGCCGTTCTGGATAAACCGTCCGAGGTGGCAACCTATGTTGTTCTGGCAACAAGAGGCGTCGGAACTCAGGAACGTATTCGCCGCTTGTTCCCCTATATGGCAGCCCGGGATCTCTGGGATTCTGTCCGGCTTTCAGACTCGGATCTCCCCTATGCAACCACTCTTCAGGGTCTTATTGCCGTAGAAGCACGGCTCCGGGTGGGCGACATCACCAGTGCCGCCAATGTACTTCGCCGGGCCATGAAAAATCGGGAACTGGAACCGGCTTTTTTAAATCCCACCATCCGGATCATGCGTGATCGCCCGGAGGCCGAATGGCAAAGCCTGTTTGAAACTCTCTTCAAGGCTAACCTTAAAACACTCCAGGCCCCCGAATTATCTCTGGCCATGGATGGAGCCTTTTCCATTGGCCGCCCCGATATTGGCTGGCTGGCCTTTACCCGTCTGACCACTGTAGCGCCGGATGACCCCATACTGCTGATTGCCCCCGCTGAATATGGTCGCAAATGGTTCCAATTCCGCCACGAGGTTATGGGGGTGGGTGGGTATGGAGAAGCTATGCTGGATGCCAAGCCCTTCTTCCAGATCTCTGCCGGCCAATCGCCTTGGAAAGAATTATGGGAACGCATTCCCATGGCCGAAGAACTCGGCGGCCTCATTACGCGTGAGGGTTATGAACACCAACTTAAACTTTGCCTTGATGCCCTTAGCTCCATGGAATCCAAGAAGGCCCTCGATATGCGCCTTAAACTCCTCTGGGGCCGCGTACTGGGCGAACTGGGCCGTTGGGATGAAGCCCACGCCAAACTCCTTTTTTTCGAAAAACAGACAAGCCAGCAGCATAATCTCTTCCTGGTCGCACACGCGGATCTATACAAGGCCCAAGGGGATTGGGAAATGTGTTACGAAACCCTTTCTGAATATGTGCGTTCCGAATCACACCCCCCGTTAACCGTCTGGCTCGATTTATCCCATGCGGCCATGTCGCTTGAATTTGGCTCCTACGCCATGCAATGCATGGAAGAGGCCCGTCACGATTACCCTGAGTCAGAAGAATGGTCTTTGGCGATGGCGGGCATGTGGAGTTTCTTCGGTTTCAGCGAAGAGGCGCTCTTTGTGGTGAATCACATGAAACATGCACCGCACCCAGCTCTGCGGGCAAAATTACTTCTCGCTAGCGGTCGCGTGACCGAGGGCCAGAAGCTGGTTCGTGTGGAGAATCTCAGCGATACCCCTATCCCGAAACAACAGACCGAATTGCTGCCTCCGGCAGAATGGGCACTGGAATGGCGCGGTGGGAAACTCGAAGACGAGGACTATGCACTCGAGCGAAAGGCTTTGAAGCCTAAACAGACCCCCTTCCTTAAATCGTTACAGGCAGCCAAAGCCTCATGGTTTGCATCCAAGGGACAAGGCACCACCTCGGATTTATCGAAGTGGACCATCGGCCGTGACTCACGGGAAAACGCCCTGGCTTTGGGCGAATTGACGTTGCTGCTGATGCGCCAGGGCCGAACCAATGAGGCGTTAATTGCTATTAACAAGGCTCTTGAATATCAACCTTCCTCCGGCCTGCTTAACCGACTCCACGTGCTGCTTAAAAAAGATGTTAATACCGTTAAAACAACCCTGGCCGCCCAGCCGCTCGACTCTGAGTTGTGGCTGGCGTATCTCGTTGCGCAAGTCCGGTCCACGACCAACTCCAATTGGGCCGATCGCGAGATTCAAAAAGCGGTCGATAACGACCTTTACCCGCCGGGCACATTGGTTCGGGCTGGCGACTTATTCCTAAGATACAACCTGACCAATGCAGCCAGTATTGCGGCCCACGCAGCAATCAAAAACGGCCAAGGTTTACTTCCGGCGGATGTGCTGGGAGTGACAACCGCCATCAAGCTGCAGGATAATGCCTGGGCGTTACTGTGTGCCCGGGCCGGTACAGAACATGCCATCGAGCCTTGGCCATTCTACAAAATCATTATCGGGCTGAAAATCCGATCCGGAAAAGCAGATCCGGACATCATCCGTGCTCTTGAAGGACTTGCCTCGCACTACCCCGAAGAAAGTGTCTGGGCACAACGCCTGGGTGAATTGTACTTCCAAAAGGGACAAACTGATCGCGCCCTGGGAGTTTTGGAAGACGCCCTGGCCCGTGAAGTCGGAAATAAACAAGCATTGCCAAGAACCTACCTGCTGGCCGCAGAATCTGCTCGCCGCGAAGGAAATATCGCCCGCGCCATCAAAATCCTTAAATCCGCTTACGTGCGTTATCCCGCCGATTTGAACGTCTTGAATAATCTCATCTTCACCCTGGCGCAGGATCCCCTGTATATCGCTGACGCTCTCTCTCTACTGCCCACGCTTCTTAGTAATGAAAAGAATGACTTTGCCATCCATGATACAGCGGCACTTGTCTATACTCGGGCAGGCAATCTTGCCGAAGCCGAAAAGCACATGCAGAAAGCCCTCTCCCTCGTGAAAAAAGGGGACTACGCCTGGCTGGAAGTGTACTTGAATGCAGCCGAGGCACAAATCAAGCTGGGGAAATTGCGAGAAGCCCGAGAGAGTTTGTCGCTGATTTTGAAAACACAGGAACGTTCTTCCATCATCGATGCCCGCGCTCGCGAACTGCAGGATGAACTCTCTCGTAAAGAACGGGAGCAAACGAAGTGGTTCTGAATATTTTAGATGAACACAAGCGCCTCTCTCCATCGTATCCGCAGCCTCCTGATCAAGGAACTTGCGCAAATCAAGCGTGACCGCAGTCTTCTCGGGATTCTTATTGTTGCGCCTATTTTCCAACTGCTGATTATGGGCTTTGCGGCCAACACCGACATCCGCGACATTCACCTCATCGTTCGCGACAACGATCACTCTTATCACAGCCGTGATTATGTTCAATCATTGGGAGCCTCAGGTTATTTCAAGATTACGCCTGCGACCGGCGCTGAGCGGGACGATGAAGCGCTGCTGGTTTCCGGCAAAGCAGGCCTTATTCTCACCATCCCTCCAGATTTCGCAAAACACCTTCTCGGAGATCAATCGGTAGTTGTTCAAGTATTGGTGGATGGCTCTGACAGTAATTTCGGAGTCAACGGGTTGAGTATGCTCCAAAAGGCTACTCGCCTGTTTTCCACCCGGAATATCCGACTCATGACGGCTCAATTATCACGGCAAGGCATCAAACTGCCATCCGTTGAGGCGGAAACTCGGGCCTGGTATAACCCCCATTTGCTCTCGCGTTATTACATGGTCCCCGCCCTCATGGGAGTGCTGCTGCTTGTCACCACGATGCTTGTCACCAGCATGTCACTCGTCAAGGAGCGTGAAGACGGCACCATGGAACAGCTCATTGTGACTCCGCTCCGACCTGCGGAACTCATGATTGGCAAACTTCTGCCTTTCGTCCTGATTGGCCTTATCGAGGTTACCCTTGCCCTTGGCGTGATTCGAGGGGTCTTTGGCATTCCCCTGCGGGGCAACGTTCTGTTACTTTACGCCTTCTCTGGATTATTCCTGCTGACCACCCTCGGAATGGGCCTGCTGGTTTCCGCCCTCGTTAAAACGCAGCAACAAGCCATGATGGTGGCCGCCTTTTTCGTCCTGATGCCGTTTGTT
The nucleotide sequence above comes from bacterium. Encoded proteins:
- a CDS encoding ABC transporter permease — its product is MNTSASLHRIRSLLIKELAQIKRDRSLLGILIVAPIFQLLIMGFAANTDIRDIHLIVRDNDHSYHSRDYVQSLGASGYFKITPATGAERDDEALLVSGKAGLILTIPPDFAKHLLGDQSVVVQVLVDGSDSNFGVNGLSMLQKATRLFSTRNIRLMTAQLSRQGIKLPSVEAETRAWYNPHLLSRYYMVPALMGVLLLVTTMLVTSMSLVKEREDGTMEQLIVTPLRPAELMIGKLLPFVLIGLIEVTLALGVIRGVFGIPLRGNVLLLYAFSGLFLLTTLGMGLLVSALVKTQQQAMMVAAFFVLMPFVLLSGFIFPIENMPAGIQVLAAFIPLKYYLEIVRGLFLKGTGFNELWHPALILFLWGVGILSIASLKFRKRMD
- a CDS encoding archaeosortase/exosortase family protein produces the protein MTSKSSKHSMPPAHRAVLFSVFILVAAWIWANLPRLAAGQNGVLSFFLGSLFALALIFRPKLTDEGFKLSGLKLGLIGATGTLMAIFGMIIPIHQVEWLGMLLILYAALAWALPRRHGKDLLLALFLIYWIHPLPSQLFGPIQLGMQSLSVKMSEGLLQALNVRVWGDDLVLRVGTRVFGVPEACSGMKTAITVLFCGMGVGLLMRFGKRAMIGLLGVGMVQVLLLNVIRISGMVWFGKDKPPNWNEQALHDTMGIFLLLAVGLIHLDAVLLRQWLAFRYRKKTLAAINDEVGEDEEKLKRLPYFWRFAFQWWIHLTVLAMVLIVAWIFHSRLNVSHRAEMIRGVAQGLASYDMETSQRAIQAALILAPENSELLTDLARIKINRGKQEEALRIIQRRPVKDRTLEERVLEVRALLELKRVPEAAKTVALFPAESRQLPGVALVLAEFYAVLDKPSEVATYVVLATRGVGTQERIRRLFPYMAARDLWDSVRLSDSDLPYATTLQGLIAVEARLRVGDITSAANVLRRAMKNRELEPAFLNPTIRIMRDRPEAEWQSLFETLFKANLKTLQAPELSLAMDGAFSIGRPDIGWLAFTRLTTVAPDDPILLIAPAEYGRKWFQFRHEVMGVGGYGEAMLDAKPFFQISAGQSPWKELWERIPMAEELGGLITREGYEHQLKLCLDALSSMESKKALDMRLKLLWGRVLGELGRWDEAHAKLLFFEKQTSQQHNLFLVAHADLYKAQGDWEMCYETLSEYVRSESHPPLTVWLDLSHAAMSLEFGSYAMQCMEEARHDYPESEEWSLAMAGMWSFFGFSEEALFVVNHMKHAPHPALRAKLLLASGRVTEGQKLVRVENLSDTPIPKQQTELLPPAEWALEWRGGKLEDEDYALERKALKPKQTPFLKSLQAAKASWFASKGQGTTSDLSKWTIGRDSRENALALGELTLLLMRQGRTNEALIAINKALEYQPSSGLLNRLHVLLKKDVNTVKTTLAAQPLDSELWLAYLVAQVRSTTNSNWADREIQKAVDNDLYPPGTLVRAGDLFLRYNLTNAASIAAHAAIKNGQGLLPADVLGVTTAIKLQDNAWALLCARAGTEHAIEPWPFYKIIIGLKIRSGKADPDIIRALEGLASHYPEESVWAQRLGELYFQKGQTDRALGVLEDALAREVGNKQALPRTYLLAAESARREGNIARAIKILKSAYVRYPADLNVLNNLIFTLAQDPLYIADALSLLPTLLSNEKNDFAIHDTAALVYTRAGNLAEAEKHMQKALSLVKKGDYAWLEVYLNAAEAQIKLGKLREARESLSLILKTQERSSIIDARARELQDELSRKEREQTKWF